A window of Ranitomeya variabilis isolate aRanVar5 chromosome 2, aRanVar5.hap1, whole genome shotgun sequence contains these coding sequences:
- the GMNC gene encoding geminin coiled-coil domain-containing protein 1, producing the protein MNTILACQDQYFAGGQGYDCPYFSSTSAANVDVSKDTWVSLWTSGLLDNRSSNQGPQSHGQPYLGCSLQDDYLWGDQLSNQMFTNKQLQDTLVQREEELARLHEENNKLKQYLNSTFVKCLEEKTKKLLSRSGLGASLKRKSRVSSLTPPETSAKKAKRNLFSEFTACEEQSSPAIEKWVLQTLGLKDVNTIDDSATVNYSAISTELINSLPGANYSNAEGAPSSGYSTVLRTQVHGQAGGSCTQDSPSMEDYSTSTSSSTSHANSEPVSPFGSPIYYTPEVSPNKTDVAFTTSLNPHCNVKTHSFSNGQAFVRRDTEGGWRFTWVPTQSG; encoded by the exons ATG AACACCATTCTGGCGTGCCAAGACCAGTACTTTGCAGGGGGTCAGGGCTATGATTGCCCATACTTCTCCTCAACGTCAGCAGCCAATGTTGATGTTTCCAAGGATACTTGGGTCTCTCTCTGGACTTCTGGTCTCCTGGACAACAGATCAAGCAACCAAGGTCCACAATCCCACG GTCAGCCATATCTTGGGTGCTCTCTTCAAGACGATTACCTCTGGGGGGATCAGCTGTCTAATCAGATGTTCACAAACAAACAG CTCCAGGATACTTTAGTCCAAAGGGAAGAGGAACTGGCAAGGTTACACGAGGAGAACAACAAGTTAAAGCAATACCTGAACTCCACTTTTGTGAAATGCTTGGAAGAAAAGACCAAG AAGCTGCTGTCCAGAAGTGGTCTTGGAGCTTCTCTAAAGAGAAAGAGCAGAGTTAGCAGCCTCACTCCTCCTGAAACCTCAGCTAAGAAGGCCAAAAGAAATCTTTTTAGCGAGTTCACTGCCTGCGAGGAACAATCCAGCCCTGCCATAGAAAAATGGGTGCTGCAAACTCTTGGACTGAAAGATGTCAACACTATTGATGACTCTGCTACAGTTAACTACAGTGCCATATCTACAGAACTTATCAACAGCCTGCCAGGGGCAAACTACAGCAATGCAGAGGGTGCCCCATCTTCTGGATACAGCACAGTGCTCAGGACCCAGGTACATGGCCAAGCTGGAGGTTCCTGCACCCAAGACTCCCCTAGCATGGAAGACTACTCTACTTCCACCTCCAGCTCCACATCTCATGCCAACAGTGAACCTGTAAGTCCCTTCGGATCTCCAATCTACTACACTCCTGAGGTCTCTCCAAACAAAACAGACGTTGCATTCACCACATCCTTGAACCCTCATTGTAATGTGAAGACCCACAGCTTCTCTAATGGCCAAGCATTTGTCCggagggacactgaaggaggatgGAGGTTTACATGGGTGCCCACACAGTCTGGTTAG